The following are from one region of the Mycolicibacterium diernhoferi genome:
- a CDS encoding putative bifunctional diguanylate cyclase/phosphodiesterase codes for MHMNGANPCYPAGLAVYLVFVCWLAFGWGGVQVTTIVSSVGFVAFSALACACAVVAARAGRGTIRAGWAAVAVGFLGWVAGSLIWAYYELVRGVEPPVPSAADIGFLALPVAVGVVWVLRTTNGRLSAFRQLLDGAVIASSLFLLAWVTALHDVFVENRLNSLHSTLTVLYPIAALTMVTMSMLVLTAVPPGRRYILGLVTVGLVAIALGQITTLYVRMYDVSPANQFPIISNVTGLLMIAAAAHMSATERRPRHADDHRPLRTTILWLPFAPMPFAVLAAAIHLWPDAGTRPVLLGAAVLVIAALIRQLTVLVENQHLLEEVAEHAFRDPLTGLANRLLFTDRLDHAMVLHHRDGRPVAVLSLDLDDFKLVNDNLGHHCGDALLREIADRLMRSVPEGQTVARLGGDEFAIIIEAGPETPEEIADRVMHAFDPAFHLDGEDVYIHPSVGLAAAPNPWEPAISTEELLKRADVAMYVAKRSGVGGVQVFVPGMQIGTGDGEPVRGDSGQIQLPAVSEIRMLGQLRRVVEGRELRMAYQPQISLATGEIVGVEALVRWPHPELGLLTPNQFLPLIRRNNLMGAVTDLVLEQAARDVASWYQPGIREIPVAVNLFAPSFNDTTLPGRIEAVLARHGVPPAAVTIELTEHYLLANVRQARHVIEQLRGAGLRVSIDDFGSGYSTMSYLRDLPIDELKLDRNFVAPMLHNPRAAAIVHSVIKLAHTLGITSVAEGVEDAETVELLRGYGCGVAQGNYFAEPTFSTALHTQLKTSTRRAAPPSAV; via the coding sequence ATGCACATGAACGGCGCCAACCCCTGCTATCCCGCCGGCCTGGCGGTTTATCTGGTGTTTGTTTGCTGGTTGGCGTTCGGCTGGGGCGGTGTGCAGGTAACCACGATCGTCAGCTCGGTCGGCTTCGTTGCGTTCAGTGCACTTGCCTGCGCGTGCGCCGTCGTAGCCGCGCGCGCCGGGCGGGGCACCATCCGGGCCGGCTGGGCCGCGGTCGCCGTCGGATTCCTCGGCTGGGTGGCAGGCAGCCTGATCTGGGCGTACTACGAACTCGTCCGCGGGGTCGAGCCGCCGGTCCCGTCCGCCGCCGATATCGGGTTCCTGGCACTGCCCGTGGCCGTCGGTGTGGTGTGGGTGCTGCGGACCACCAACGGCAGGCTGTCGGCCTTCCGACAGCTCCTCGACGGCGCCGTCATCGCCTCCTCGCTGTTCCTGTTGGCGTGGGTGACGGCACTGCACGACGTGTTCGTCGAAAACCGTCTGAACAGCCTGCACTCCACGCTGACCGTCCTGTATCCGATAGCGGCGCTGACGATGGTCACCATGTCGATGCTGGTGTTGACCGCGGTCCCGCCGGGCCGCCGGTACATCCTCGGGCTGGTCACCGTCGGGCTGGTGGCCATCGCGCTGGGTCAGATCACCACGCTGTACGTGCGGATGTACGACGTGTCCCCGGCCAACCAGTTCCCGATCATCAGCAATGTCACCGGGCTGCTGATGATCGCGGCCGCCGCACACATGTCGGCCACCGAAAGACGTCCGCGGCATGCCGATGATCACCGTCCGCTGCGGACCACCATCCTGTGGCTGCCGTTCGCACCGATGCCGTTCGCGGTGCTGGCCGCCGCGATCCACCTGTGGCCCGATGCCGGTACCCGCCCGGTTCTGCTGGGCGCGGCGGTCCTGGTGATCGCCGCCCTGATCCGCCAGCTCACCGTGCTCGTCGAGAACCAGCATCTGCTCGAGGAGGTCGCCGAGCACGCGTTCCGGGATCCGCTGACGGGTCTGGCCAATCGGCTGCTGTTCACCGACCGCCTGGATCACGCCATGGTGTTGCATCACCGCGACGGGCGCCCGGTCGCGGTGCTGTCGCTGGACCTCGACGACTTCAAACTGGTCAACGACAACCTCGGGCACCACTGCGGCGATGCGCTGCTGCGTGAGATCGCGGACCGGTTGATGCGCAGCGTCCCCGAGGGCCAGACCGTCGCCCGCCTCGGTGGCGACGAGTTCGCGATCATCATCGAGGCCGGGCCGGAGACCCCCGAGGAAATCGCCGATCGCGTCATGCACGCCTTCGATCCCGCGTTCCACCTGGACGGGGAGGACGTGTACATACATCCCAGCGTGGGGCTGGCCGCCGCACCCAACCCGTGGGAGCCCGCGATCAGCACCGAGGAACTGCTCAAGCGGGCCGACGTGGCGATGTACGTGGCCAAGCGCTCCGGGGTGGGTGGCGTTCAGGTGTTCGTCCCCGGCATGCAGATCGGCACCGGCGACGGCGAGCCGGTCCGCGGGGACAGCGGCCAGATCCAGCTGCCCGCGGTCTCGGAGATCCGGATGCTCGGCCAGCTGCGCCGGGTCGTGGAGGGCCGGGAGCTCCGGATGGCCTACCAGCCGCAGATCTCGCTGGCCACCGGTGAGATCGTCGGTGTCGAGGCACTGGTGCGGTGGCCGCACCCCGAGCTGGGTCTGTTGACCCCCAACCAGTTCCTGCCGCTGATCCGGCGCAACAACCTGATGGGCGCGGTCACCGATCTGGTGCTCGAACAGGCGGCCCGCGACGTCGCGAGCTGGTACCAGCCCGGCATCCGGGAGATCCCGGTGGCGGTCAACCTGTTCGCGCCGTCATTCAACGACACCACACTGCCCGGTCGGATCGAGGCGGTGCTGGCCCGCCACGGGGTGCCGCCGGCGGCGGTGACCATCGAGCTCACCGAGCACTACCTGCTGGCCAATGTCCGGCAGGCGCGGCACGTCATCGAGCAACTGCGCGGGGCCGGGCTGCGGGTCTCCATCGACGATTTCGGCAGCGGATACTCGACCATGAGTTATCTGCGCGACCTGCCGATCGACGAGCTCAAACTGGACCGCAATTTCGTGGCCCCGATGCTGCACAATCCGCGGGCCGCGGCGATCGTGCATTCGGTGATCAAGCTCGCGCACACCCTCGGGATCACCAGCGTCGCCGAAGGCGTCGAGGACGCCGAGACCGTCGAGCTGCTGCGCGGTTACGGCTGCGGGGTGGCGCAGGGCAACTACTTCGCCGAGCCGACGTTCAGCACGGCACTGCACACCCAGCTGAAGACCTCTACCCGGCGAGCAGCTCCGCCATCCGCGGTATGA
- a CDS encoding nuclear transport factor 2 family protein — protein MTPQVIQRWIDYATASDGNHDSAALDELLAEDAVFYSPAVFTPQQGRAKTAMYLNAAAKVFGGTDFRYVEQWYGESSAILEFTATLDGIVVDGIDMIHWNEQGEIVSFKVMIRPLKGLQAVIPRMAELLAG, from the coding sequence ATGACCCCGCAGGTGATCCAGCGTTGGATCGATTACGCGACAGCATCGGATGGCAATCACGATTCGGCCGCACTCGATGAGCTGCTGGCCGAGGACGCGGTCTTCTACTCACCGGCGGTATTCACCCCACAGCAGGGCCGGGCCAAGACCGCGATGTATCTGAACGCCGCGGCGAAGGTCTTCGGCGGCACCGACTTCCGCTACGTGGAGCAGTGGTACGGCGAGAGCTCGGCGATCCTGGAGTTCACCGCCACCCTCGACGGCATCGTGGTCGACGGCATCGACATGATCCACTGGAACGAGCAGGGCGAGATCGTCTCGTTCAAGGTGATGATCAGGCCGCTCAAGGGACTGCAGGCGGTCATACCGCGGATGGCGGAGCTGCTCGCCGGGTAG
- a CDS encoding TetR/AcrR family transcriptional regulator: MREQDVPDIADDVRRRVGAPEAKELPSTARGLRTRAALVTAARTVFERDGFLGSRLSDITAEAHCSAGTFYTYFSSKEEIFAAVLAAAEDDMLHPGMPHVADEDDPAAVIEASNRAYLVAYLRNAKLMALMRQVATIDTDFEALRRHRSEKFVERNARHIAELQGRGLADRSLDPLLTSYALSGMVSRMAMEVLVVGERDLDDVVDTLTKLWVNGLKLPAGPDGRKKKR; this comes from the coding sequence ATGAGGGAGCAGGACGTGCCGGACATCGCCGACGATGTCCGGCGTCGTGTCGGGGCACCCGAGGCGAAGGAGCTGCCGAGTACCGCCCGCGGCCTGCGCACCCGCGCGGCGCTGGTGACCGCCGCACGAACGGTGTTCGAGCGTGACGGATTCCTCGGATCGCGGCTGTCCGACATCACCGCGGAGGCACATTGCTCGGCCGGAACCTTCTACACGTATTTCTCCAGTAAGGAAGAGATCTTTGCCGCGGTGTTGGCGGCGGCAGAGGACGACATGCTGCACCCCGGGATGCCGCATGTCGCCGATGAGGACGATCCCGCAGCAGTGATCGAGGCCAGCAACCGCGCCTACCTGGTCGCGTACCTGCGGAACGCAAAACTGATGGCGCTCATGCGGCAGGTCGCCACGATCGATACCGATTTCGAAGCGCTACGCCGTCACCGGTCGGAAAAGTTCGTCGAACGTAATGCCCGCCATATCGCGGAATTGCAGGGCCGCGGGCTCGCGGACCGGTCCCTCGACCCGCTGCTCACCTCCTATGCGTTGTCCGGCATGGTGAGCCGGATGGCGATGGAAGTCCTTGTCGTCGGGGAGCGTGATCTCGACGACGTCGTCGACACATTGACGAAACTGTGGGTAAACGGGCTGAAGCTCCCCGCCGGCCCGGACGGGCGCAAGAAGAAGCGCTGA
- a CDS encoding NAD(P)(+) transhydrogenase (Re/Si-specific) subunit beta, translated as MNNHIVTVLYILSFGMFIVGLSGLTGPKTAVRGNWIAAAGMGIAVLATLISVRDTATVNWILIAAGLAVGVLLGVPPAKKTKMTAMPQLVALFNGVGGGTVALIAWAEFIETDGFARFTAEQHPTVALVVGSLFAAIIGSVSFWGSLVAFLKLQESIPRKVEASLVKSAKLFQVCNVVLLLGAVAAAVCIGLNAGRGSPGWTIALVLVLAGIMGLFVVLPIGGADMPVVISLLNALTGLSAAAAGLALDNSVMIVAGMIVGASGSILTNLMAKAMNRSIPAIVFGSFGGDGGADGGAVTTTEQGAVKATSAADAAIQMAYANQVIVVPGYGLAVAQAQHAVKEMSNLLEARGVEVKYAIHPVAGRMPGHMNVLLAEADVDYDAMREMDDVNGEFNRTDVTIVIGANDVTNPAARSDPSSPIHGMPILNVDQSRSVIVLKRSMSSGYAGIENPLFFLNQTSMLFGDAKKSVSEVIEELKVL; from the coding sequence GTGAACAACCACATCGTCACTGTTCTCTACATCCTGTCCTTCGGGATGTTCATCGTGGGGCTGTCCGGCCTGACCGGACCCAAGACCGCGGTACGCGGCAACTGGATCGCGGCCGCCGGCATGGGCATCGCCGTGCTGGCCACGCTGATCTCGGTGCGCGACACTGCCACCGTCAACTGGATTCTGATCGCGGCCGGATTGGCGGTCGGCGTGCTGCTCGGGGTACCGCCGGCGAAGAAGACCAAGATGACCGCGATGCCGCAGTTGGTCGCGCTGTTCAACGGTGTGGGTGGCGGCACTGTCGCACTGATCGCATGGGCCGAGTTCATCGAGACCGACGGGTTTGCCCGTTTCACCGCCGAGCAGCACCCCACGGTGGCCCTGGTGGTGGGATCGCTATTCGCGGCGATCATCGGGTCGGTGTCATTCTGGGGTTCACTGGTGGCGTTCCTGAAGCTGCAGGAGTCCATCCCGAGGAAGGTCGAGGCGTCACTCGTCAAGTCCGCCAAGCTCTTTCAGGTATGTAATGTGGTGCTACTGCTCGGGGCGGTGGCTGCGGCGGTCTGCATAGGACTGAACGCGGGCCGCGGCAGCCCCGGGTGGACGATCGCGCTGGTACTGGTGCTCGCCGGGATCATGGGCCTGTTCGTGGTGCTACCGATCGGTGGCGCCGATATGCCGGTCGTCATCAGCTTGTTGAATGCATTGACCGGACTGTCCGCTGCTGCTGCGGGTCTGGCGCTCGACAACTCCGTAATGATCGTCGCGGGCATGATCGTGGGCGCTTCGGGCTCGATCCTGACCAACCTGATGGCCAAGGCGATGAACCGGTCCATCCCCGCCATCGTGTTCGGCTCGTTCGGCGGTGATGGTGGTGCCGACGGTGGCGCCGTCACGACCACAGAACAGGGCGCGGTCAAGGCGACCTCCGCCGCCGACGCGGCGATCCAGATGGCCTACGCCAACCAGGTCATCGTGGTGCCTGGTTACGGTCTGGCCGTCGCCCAGGCACAGCATGCGGTGAAGGAGATGTCCAACCTGCTCGAAGCCAGGGGCGTGGAGGTCAAATACGCGATCCATCCGGTGGCAGGGCGTATGCCGGGGCATATGAATGTGCTGCTGGCGGAGGCCGACGTCGACTATGACGCGATGAGGGAGATGGACGACGTCAACGGTGAGTTCAACCGTACCGACGTCACCATCGTGATCGGCGCCAACGACGTCACCAATCCGGCGGCGCGCAGTGATCCGAGTTCGCCGATTCACGGCATGCCGATCCTCAATGTCGACCAGTCGCGGTCGGTGATCGTGCTCAAGCGGTCGATGTCCTCGGGGTACGCCGGTATCGAGAATCCGCTGTTCTTCCTCAACCAGACCTCGATGCTGTTCGGTGACGCGAAAAAATCTGTCTCCGAGGTCATCGAAGAACTCAAGGTGCTCTGA
- a CDS encoding NAD(P) transhydrogenase subunit alpha has protein sequence MYDQLLANVAILVLSGFVGFAVISKVPNTLHTPLMSGTNAIHGIVVLGALIVLGHLPGDAGWGVRIIALVALIFGTLNVIGGFLVTDRMLSMFKDKHRIPKHVVGEKK, from the coding sequence ATGTATGACCAGTTGCTGGCCAACGTGGCGATTTTGGTGTTGTCCGGTTTCGTCGGGTTCGCGGTGATCTCCAAGGTGCCGAACACGCTGCACACGCCGCTGATGTCGGGTACCAACGCCATCCACGGGATCGTGGTCCTGGGCGCACTGATCGTGCTGGGGCACCTGCCCGGCGACGCCGGCTGGGGGGTACGGATCATCGCCCTCGTCGCGCTCATCTTCGGAACCTTGAACGTGATCGGTGGATTCCTCGTGACGGATCGAATGCTCAGCATGTTCAAGGACAAGCATCGAATCCCCAAACATGTTGTTGGAGAGAAGAAGTGA
- a CDS encoding NAD(P) transhydrogenase subunit alpha — translation MTDVHAGAVHHEETPLTVGVVAESGADERRVALVPKAVASLIGQGLAVVVEPGAGARALLPDASYIAAGATTGDAWSADVVLKVAPPSDAEVARLRRGQTLIGHLAPRDAENQIAALTGAGVQAFAVEAIPRISRAQAMDALSSQANVAGYKAVLVAASESTRFFPMLTTAAGTVKPATVLVLGVGVAGLQALATARRLGARTTGYDVRPEVADQVRSVGASWLDLEIHAAGEGGYARELTAEERVQQQRALEKAIAASDVVITTALVPGRPAPRLVTAAAVEAMRPGSVVVDLAGETGGNCELTEPGQTVTRHGVTICSPMNLPATMPEHSSELYSKNLTALLELIITDSAVAPDFSDEILAAACVSRCLPADREMNEHV, via the coding sequence ATGACAGACGTTCATGCCGGCGCTGTGCACCACGAGGAAACCCCGTTGACGGTGGGCGTGGTGGCCGAATCCGGTGCCGACGAGCGGCGGGTTGCGCTGGTGCCCAAGGCGGTGGCGTCATTGATCGGTCAAGGGCTTGCCGTGGTGGTCGAGCCCGGCGCCGGTGCGCGTGCGCTGTTACCCGACGCGTCGTACATCGCCGCGGGAGCGACGACCGGGGATGCGTGGTCTGCCGATGTGGTGCTCAAGGTAGCGCCACCCTCCGATGCCGAGGTGGCCCGGCTGCGCCGAGGACAGACCCTGATCGGGCACCTGGCCCCGCGAGATGCCGAGAATCAGATCGCTGCGCTCACCGGGGCCGGCGTGCAGGCCTTTGCGGTGGAAGCGATTCCGCGGATTTCGCGAGCCCAGGCCATGGATGCCTTGAGCTCCCAGGCGAATGTGGCCGGGTACAAGGCGGTGCTGGTGGCCGCCTCGGAATCCACCCGGTTCTTTCCGATGCTCACCACGGCAGCCGGCACGGTGAAACCGGCGACGGTGCTGGTGCTGGGCGTCGGCGTGGCCGGTCTGCAGGCGTTGGCGACCGCCAGGCGGCTCGGTGCCCGCACCACCGGCTACGACGTCCGCCCGGAAGTGGCCGACCAGGTCCGGTCCGTCGGCGCGTCCTGGCTCGACCTGGAGATTCATGCGGCGGGCGAGGGCGGGTACGCCCGTGAACTCACCGCCGAGGAGCGTGTCCAGCAGCAGCGGGCACTGGAGAAGGCCATCGCCGCAAGCGATGTGGTGATCACCACCGCGCTGGTGCCGGGACGTCCCGCTCCGCGGCTGGTGACAGCCGCCGCGGTTGAGGCGATGAGGCCCGGTTCGGTGGTGGTGGATCTGGCCGGCGAGACCGGCGGCAACTGTGAGCTCACCGAGCCCGGCCAGACCGTCACCAGACACGGTGTGACGATCTGCTCGCCGATGAACCTGCCCGCAACCATGCCGGAGCATTCCAGTGAGTTGTACTCCAAGAACCTGACCGCGCTGCTGGAGTTGATCATCACCGACTCTGCGGTCGCCCCGGATTTCTCCGATGAGATCCTCGCTGCCGCCTGTGTCAGCCGCTGCCTGCCCGCCGACCGGGAGATGAACGAACATGTATGA
- a CDS encoding acyl-CoA dehydrogenase codes for MPSLTAQADFNLYQLPEEHEELRAAIRGLAEKEIAPYSAEVDEHARFPEEALTALNTSGFNAVHIPEAYGGQGADSVAACIVIEEVARVDASASLIPAVNKLGTMGLILHGSEELKKTVLPDLVDGSLASYALSEREAGSDAAGMRTRAKAVGEDWILNGTKAWISNGGRSSWYTVMAVTDPDKGANGISAFVVHADDEGFTVGPKERKLGIKGSPTTELYFENCRIPGDRMIGDPGTGFKTALATLDHTRPTIGAQAVGIAQGAFDAALAYTKDRKQFGKSISDFQGVQFMLADMAMKIEAARLMVYSAAARAERGETELGFISAASKCFASDVAMEVTTDAVQLFGGAGYTVDFPVERMMRDAKITQIYEGTNQIQRVVMSRALLR; via the coding sequence ATGCCCAGTCTGACAGCACAAGCCGATTTCAACCTGTACCAGCTGCCCGAGGAACACGAAGAGTTGCGCGCCGCCATCCGCGGGCTGGCGGAGAAAGAGATCGCGCCCTACTCGGCCGAGGTCGACGAGCATGCCCGGTTCCCGGAGGAGGCGCTCACGGCCTTGAACACCTCGGGCTTCAACGCCGTGCACATCCCCGAAGCCTACGGAGGCCAGGGCGCGGACTCCGTCGCCGCATGCATCGTCATCGAAGAAGTGGCCAGGGTGGACGCCTCGGCGTCGTTGATCCCGGCGGTCAACAAGCTGGGCACCATGGGGCTGATCCTCCATGGCTCCGAGGAATTGAAGAAGACGGTGCTGCCCGATCTCGTGGACGGCAGTCTGGCGTCCTACGCGCTGTCGGAGCGGGAGGCCGGCAGTGACGCCGCGGGGATGAGGACACGGGCCAAAGCGGTCGGCGAGGACTGGATCCTCAACGGCACCAAGGCGTGGATCAGCAACGGCGGTAGATCGTCGTGGTACACGGTGATGGCCGTGACCGATCCGGACAAGGGCGCCAACGGGATCTCTGCGTTCGTCGTGCACGCCGACGATGAGGGCTTCACCGTCGGGCCCAAGGAACGCAAGCTGGGGATCAAGGGATCGCCGACGACGGAGCTGTACTTCGAGAATTGTCGAATTCCGGGGGACCGGATGATCGGTGATCCGGGTACCGGGTTCAAGACGGCGCTGGCGACGCTGGATCACACGCGACCGACCATCGGGGCACAGGCAGTCGGTATCGCACAGGGAGCGTTCGACGCTGCGCTGGCTTACACCAAGGACCGCAAGCAGTTCGGGAAGTCGATCTCCGACTTCCAGGGCGTGCAGTTCATGCTCGCCGATATGGCCATGAAGATCGAGGCGGCCCGCCTGATGGTGTACTCCGCGGCGGCACGTGCCGAGCGTGGCGAGACAGAACTCGGATTCATCTCCGCCGCATCGAAATGTTTCGCCTCCGATGTCGCCATGGAGGTGACCACCGACGCCGTTCAACTGTTCGGGGGTGCCGGCTACACCGTCGACTTCCCCGTCGAGCGGATGATGCGCGACGCGAAGATCACGCAGATCTACGAGGGCACCAACCAGATTCAACGGGTCGTCATGAGCCGGGCGTTGCTCCGGTGA
- a CDS encoding NADPH:quinone oxidoreductase family protein → MKAWRVEELGQPRDVLRLRDVEELTPSPGHVRVRVRAAAANFADVLLCLGEYQVKPPLPFTPGSELCGEITALGDGVSGFDIGDRVIGVATPEHGGFAESAVMPVSTVFPAPRSLDDAEAAVLTVGYQTAWFALHRRTQLLAGETLLVHAAAGGVGSAAVQLGKAAGATVIGVVGGADKAAYAAELGADVVVDRREQDFVQVVKAVTGGRGADVVFDPVGGDSYTKSTKCIAFEGRILIIGFAGGTIPTPGLNHALVKNYSIIGLHWGLYNTQNSAPVRECHDELTRLADLGVVRPLIGERLGLADVPDGLARLGEGSTVGRLAFMAGE, encoded by the coding sequence ATGAAGGCTTGGCGTGTTGAAGAATTGGGTCAGCCCCGCGACGTGCTGCGGCTGCGGGACGTGGAGGAACTGACACCGTCGCCCGGGCACGTCCGGGTCCGGGTCCGTGCGGCCGCCGCGAATTTCGCGGATGTGTTGCTGTGCCTCGGTGAGTACCAGGTGAAACCACCGTTGCCCTTCACGCCGGGTTCAGAACTGTGCGGCGAGATCACCGCGCTGGGGGATGGGGTCTCCGGCTTCGATATCGGTGACCGTGTCATCGGTGTGGCCACCCCGGAGCACGGTGGATTCGCCGAGTCGGCGGTCATGCCGGTCTCGACGGTGTTCCCCGCCCCGCGGTCGTTGGACGACGCGGAGGCCGCGGTACTGACCGTCGGCTATCAGACGGCCTGGTTCGCCCTGCACCGCCGGACCCAGTTGCTGGCGGGCGAGACGCTGCTGGTGCACGCGGCGGCAGGTGGTGTCGGCAGCGCGGCCGTCCAACTGGGCAAGGCCGCCGGAGCCACCGTGATCGGAGTCGTCGGGGGTGCGGACAAGGCCGCCTACGCCGCCGAACTCGGTGCCGACGTGGTGGTGGATCGCCGCGAACAGGACTTCGTCCAGGTGGTCAAGGCCGTCACCGGTGGTCGCGGAGCGGACGTGGTCTTCGACCCGGTCGGCGGCGATTCATACACGAAGTCCACCAAATGCATTGCGTTCGAGGGCCGCATCCTGATCATCGGATTCGCAGGCGGCACCATTCCTACACCGGGGCTCAATCATGCACTGGTCAAGAACTATTCGATCATCGGGCTGCACTGGGGGCTGTACAACACCCAGAACTCCGCACCGGTGCGCGAATGCCATGACGAGCTGACCAGGCTGGCCGACCTCGGTGTGGTGCGGCCGCTCATCGGCGAACGACTCGGACTGGCCGATGTGCCCGACGGTTTGGCACGTCTCGGCGAGGGCAGCACAGTGGGCCGGCTGGCGTTCATGGCAGGGGAGTGA
- a CDS encoding phosphotransferase family protein: MSSLPHDSAQAVEVADATAVRAEDAFDVDRLCAWLGEHGFAVPGRPEVRQFSGGASNLTYLVRLPDRDLILRRPPGGHKSAGAHDMSREYRIQHALRPVFGYVPTMVGLCEDVEVIGTPFYVMERVDGHIPRQDFPPEMELSADEITTLCTRALDVLIDLHQLDPTAAELGWLSRGQGYIHRQLGGWSKRYRQAMTPDVGDFESVMAWLDENEPVDDRSCLIHNDFRFDNLVFDREHPHSPVGLLDWELATIGHPLMDLGGALAYWIEADDEPDLHEFRRQPTQVAGMLSRRQVVDYYCTRTNIGLSEREWAFYEIFGLFRTAAICQQIYYRYYHGQTTNPAFRAFGRLTVLMERRSLELIDRHR, encoded by the coding sequence ATGTCTAGCCTTCCGCATGATTCCGCGCAGGCCGTCGAGGTCGCCGATGCCACGGCGGTGCGCGCCGAGGATGCTTTCGACGTCGACCGTCTGTGCGCCTGGCTCGGCGAACACGGTTTTGCCGTGCCGGGCCGCCCGGAGGTTCGGCAGTTCTCCGGCGGCGCCTCCAACCTCACCTATCTGGTGCGCTTACCGGACCGGGACCTGATCCTGCGCCGGCCGCCGGGCGGGCACAAATCGGCCGGCGCCCACGACATGTCCCGGGAGTACCGCATCCAGCATGCGCTGCGCCCGGTGTTCGGGTACGTGCCCACCATGGTGGGCCTCTGTGAGGATGTCGAGGTGATCGGCACCCCGTTCTACGTGATGGAACGGGTCGACGGGCACATTCCCCGCCAGGACTTCCCGCCGGAGATGGAGCTTTCCGCCGACGAGATCACCACACTGTGTACTCGTGCGCTGGATGTCCTGATCGACCTGCACCAGCTCGACCCCACTGCAGCCGAGCTGGGCTGGCTGTCCCGGGGCCAGGGCTACATCCACCGTCAGTTGGGTGGATGGTCCAAGCGCTATCGACAGGCCATGACACCCGATGTCGGCGACTTCGAGTCGGTGATGGCGTGGCTCGACGAGAACGAACCGGTCGACGATCGGTCCTGTCTGATTCACAATGATTTCCGTTTCGACAACCTCGTCTTCGACAGGGAACATCCGCACAGCCCCGTCGGTCTGTTGGACTGGGAGCTCGCCACCATCGGCCACCCGTTGATGGATCTCGGTGGCGCCCTGGCGTACTGGATCGAGGCCGACGACGAACCGGATCTCCACGAGTTTCGCCGTCAACCGACGCAGGTCGCCGGCATGTTGTCCCGGCGGCAGGTGGTGGACTACTACTGCACCCGGACGAATATCGGTCTCAGCGAACGGGAATGGGCCTTCTATGAGATCTTCGGGTTGTTCCGCACCGCGGCGATCTGTCAGCAGATCTACTACCGCTACTACCACGGCCAGACCACCAACCCGGCCTTCCGGGCATTCGGCCGGCTGACGGTGCTGATGGAGCGTCGCAGCCTGGAACTCATCGATCGGCATCGCTGA